The proteins below are encoded in one region of Nitrosomonas ureae:
- a CDS encoding HpcH/HpaI aldolase family protein, with protein sequence MSLKAKLNRSELTIGSWVTLGHPSIAEIMAAAGFDWLVLDMEHSVLELSEVQSIIQVLDGKQCPAIVRLTSNHPDQIKRVMDAGATGIMVPMIKCAADAKAAVDSVYYPPRGQRGVGLARAQGYGNSFQVYRQWLEENAVIVVMIEHVDAVRAIDSILEVPGVDAYIIGPYDLSGSMGRPGDLDHPDVQAAIAQVLEAGRRAGKPGGIHVIEPDLQALQRRIQTGFNFLGYGLDIRILDSICRTHLKSIRETLKIS encoded by the coding sequence ATGTCCTTAAAAGCAAAATTGAATCGTTCCGAATTGACCATTGGCTCCTGGGTCACACTGGGGCATCCGTCAATTGCCGAAATCATGGCAGCCGCCGGGTTTGACTGGTTAGTGCTGGATATGGAGCACAGCGTGCTGGAACTCAGCGAAGTGCAATCGATCATCCAGGTACTGGACGGCAAACAATGTCCCGCTATCGTGCGCCTGACGTCCAATCATCCCGATCAGATCAAGCGTGTTATGGATGCTGGCGCTACCGGCATCATGGTGCCGATGATCAAATGCGCCGCGGATGCCAAAGCCGCTGTAGATAGCGTATATTATCCGCCGCGCGGCCAACGCGGCGTCGGGCTGGCGCGCGCGCAGGGTTACGGCAACAGCTTTCAGGTTTACCGCCAATGGTTGGAAGAAAATGCGGTAATTGTTGTGATGATTGAACATGTCGATGCTGTCAGAGCGATTGACAGCATTCTCGAGGTTCCCGGCGTCGACGCATATATTATCGGCCCCTACGATTTATCCGGCTCCATGGGGCGCCCCGGCGATCTCGATCATCCCGATGTGCAGGCAGCTATCGCACAAGTGCTTGAAGCAGGCCGCCGTGCCGGCAAACCCGGCGGCATTCATGTTATCGAACCTGATTTGCAGGCGCTGCAGCGACGCATTCAAACGGGTTTTAATTTTCTTGGGTATGGATTGGATATCCGTATTCTGGATTCGATTTGCCGCACTCATCTGAAAAGCATTCGCGAGACACTTAAAATATCATGA
- a CDS encoding phosphoglycerate dehydrogenase, which produces MNTLIISTSSFDIDNNPPLQQLLQKGMRIITNPHRRKLTEDEIIELLKAGSVGMIAGIEPLTEQVFQAAPNLKVISRCGTGLDSVDLSAAGNRGITVLNTPEAPAQAVAELTLGFILSLLRQIGAIDQAVRKGEWPRTQGRLLAAQTVGIIGLGHIGRRVARLCQAFEATVIAHDPHATQVPEGVTLLTLEQLLTSADIITLHLPYSPATHHLLNAQAFAAMKPQAIVINAARGGLVDENALADALKSGKVSAAALDVFEHEPYQGTLLELNNVMVTSHVGSLARESRQRMEIEAAENLLQGLIKAGVIQ; this is translated from the coding sequence ATGAATACATTGATTATTTCCACATCGTCGTTTGATATCGATAATAACCCGCCGCTACAGCAATTGCTACAAAAAGGCATGCGCATCATCACCAATCCGCATCGCCGCAAACTAACCGAAGATGAAATTATCGAATTACTGAAAGCCGGCTCGGTTGGTATGATCGCAGGTATCGAACCATTGACCGAGCAAGTATTTCAAGCCGCCCCCAACCTGAAAGTCATCTCGCGTTGCGGCACCGGTTTGGATAGTGTTGATCTGTCTGCAGCCGGAAATCGCGGCATCACCGTCTTGAATACGCCGGAAGCGCCTGCGCAAGCGGTGGCGGAACTGACGCTGGGATTCATTTTAAGTCTCCTGCGACAAATCGGCGCAATTGATCAGGCGGTGCGCAAAGGCGAATGGCCACGCACGCAGGGCCGCCTGCTGGCAGCGCAAACCGTCGGCATCATCGGTCTGGGGCATATTGGCCGCCGGGTTGCGCGCTTGTGTCAGGCATTTGAAGCCACGGTAATCGCGCATGATCCACATGCCACCCAAGTGCCGGAAGGCGTCACGTTGCTGACGCTGGAGCAGTTGCTGACAAGCGCTGACATCATCACCTTGCACCTGCCCTACTCACCCGCTACGCATCATCTGCTGAATGCGCAGGCGTTTGCAGCGATGAAACCGCAAGCCATTGTCATCAATGCAGCACGCGGCGGGCTGGTCGACGAAAACGCGTTGGCGGATGCGCTCAAATCAGGCAAAGTCAGTGCAGCCGCGCTGGATGTTTTTGAGCATGAGCCTTATCAAGGCACCTTACTTGAATTGAATAACGTCATGGTGACATCGCATGTTGGATCCCTGGCCCGGGAATCGCGTCAGCGCATGGAGATCGAAGCGGCGGAGAATCTACTGCAAGGTTTGATCAAAGCAGGTGTGATCCAATGA
- a CDS encoding NAD-dependent epimerase/dehydratase family protein, producing the protein MTAISNEKVIVFGASGFLGSHVADALSAAGYQVRLFDRNPSPFLKSNQEMIVGDIMNLEQVIEAAREASIVYNFAAIADIDEAHNKPIPTATINVLGNMHVLEAARIAGARRFIFASSVYVYSESGSFYRASKQAAERFTETYHERYGLDYNILRYGSLYGRRADKRNGIYRMLQEAVEQHSITYKGSGEAMREYIHVEDAARMSVQVLAPEYANRHLILTGQEKLRIRDVMTMITEMLPWPVELHFDEANTVHHYKITPYAFQPRIGRKLVLNEHVDLGQGMLDCLREIHQDLHHNGENDDATPSTSDNRA; encoded by the coding sequence ATGACAGCGATATCGAATGAAAAAGTAATCGTGTTCGGCGCCAGCGGTTTTTTAGGCAGTCACGTCGCCGACGCATTATCCGCTGCAGGCTATCAAGTGCGGCTATTCGATCGCAACCCTTCGCCGTTTCTTAAAAGCAATCAGGAAATGATCGTGGGCGATATCATGAATCTCGAACAGGTGATCGAAGCCGCCAGGGAAGCATCGATCGTATATAACTTCGCCGCAATCGCCGACATCGACGAAGCGCACAACAAACCCATTCCCACCGCAACCATTAACGTACTGGGCAATATGCACGTGCTCGAAGCCGCGCGCATCGCCGGTGCGCGCCGTTTTATATTCGCCAGCAGCGTCTATGTTTATTCCGAATCCGGCTCTTTTTATCGCGCCAGCAAGCAGGCCGCGGAGCGTTTCACCGAAACCTATCACGAGCGTTACGGCCTGGATTACAACATCCTGCGTTACGGCTCGCTGTACGGGCGCCGCGCCGACAAACGCAACGGCATCTACCGCATGCTGCAAGAAGCCGTCGAACAACACTCAATCACTTACAAAGGCAGCGGCGAAGCCATGCGTGAGTACATTCATGTCGAAGACGCCGCACGCATGAGCGTACAAGTACTGGCACCGGAATACGCCAACCGGCACCTGATCCTGACCGGTCAGGAGAAATTGCGTATTCGGGATGTGATGACAATGATTACGGAAATGTTACCGTGGCCGGTGGAATTACATTTCGATGAGGCCAACACCGTGCACCACTATAAAATCACGCCCTATGCTTTCCAGCCGAGAATTGGCCGCAAACTGGTTTTGAATGAACATGTCGATCTGGGACAAGGCATGCTCGACTGTCTGCGCGAAATTCACCAGGATTTGCACCATAACGGCGAAAACGACGACGCCACGCCATCCACGTCAGATAACCGCGCATAG
- a CDS encoding HAD family hydrolase, whose translation MRNFDWQAIIFDFDGVVVESGKIKTQAFADLYRPYGEEIVAKVVQFHNQNGGMSRYHKFRHFQQHYLHKAPLTKAEEKQLDIRFSELVVEAVIAADPVPGALELIRQQAERIPLFVASGTPDSELKVIVERRGLAPYFKAVHGAPALKKTIIAEFLSTYGLNPASVLMIGDAIADLEGAQANNTAFLGRVFPGDPNPFPAHIEIVPDLRGLADLSNSP comes from the coding sequence ATGAGAAATTTTGACTGGCAAGCCATCATTTTCGATTTCGACGGTGTCGTGGTGGAATCCGGAAAAATCAAAACACAGGCATTCGCAGACCTGTACCGCCCGTATGGCGAAGAAATTGTCGCAAAAGTGGTGCAATTCCATAATCAGAACGGCGGCATGTCACGCTACCACAAATTCCGTCACTTCCAGCAACACTATCTCCATAAGGCGCCATTGACCAAAGCGGAAGAAAAACAACTGGATATCCGTTTCTCCGAACTGGTGGTTGAAGCCGTCATCGCCGCCGATCCGGTACCCGGTGCGCTTGAGCTGATTCGCCAGCAAGCCGAAAGAATTCCGCTGTTTGTCGCCTCCGGAACGCCGGATTCGGAACTCAAGGTCATCGTCGAACGCCGCGGTCTCGCGCCCTATTTCAAAGCAGTGCATGGCGCCCCGGCACTGAAAAAAACCATCATCGCAGAATTTTTATCTACCTATGGACTCAACCCCGCATCCGTACTGATGATCGGCGACGCAATCGCGGATTTGGAAGGCGCACAAGCCAACAATACCGCGTTCCTGGGCCGCGTCTTTCCGGGTGACCCCAATCCTTTCCCCGCGCATATCGAAATCGTGCCCGATTTACGCGGATTAGCCGATTTAAGCAATTCACCGTGA
- the pgl gene encoding 6-phosphogluconolactonase: MHRHAYPDIESLSQGFADFAATTLKNTLTRKPQATLVVPGGSTPRHYLPALAKCQLPWDRITITLSDERWVDVNNEQSNEQLVKKYLMAHLPPNTSFIGLKTQHENPFDAVDTIHQRLDQLPSLSLTVLGLGEDGHIASLFPGINPDLPSNHHCVAVAPPIAPSLRVSLSLKILAESEHIALVVTGKNKRLLLDRLNGHSDSGIPLTWLLQRASSPITVFETNTE; encoded by the coding sequence ATGCATAGACATGCCTATCCGGATATCGAATCGTTGAGCCAAGGCTTTGCCGATTTTGCCGCAACCACGTTAAAAAATACGCTAACACGAAAACCCCAAGCCACTCTGGTCGTTCCCGGCGGCAGCACCCCACGCCACTACTTGCCTGCATTGGCAAAATGCCAACTGCCCTGGGATCGAATTACAATCACGCTCTCCGATGAGCGCTGGGTGGATGTCAACAATGAACAATCGAACGAACAGCTGGTGAAAAAGTATTTAATGGCGCATCTCCCGCCAAACACCTCTTTCATTGGCCTGAAAACCCAGCACGAAAACCCTTTTGACGCCGTCGACACGATTCATCAGCGACTGGATCAACTGCCGTCATTGAGCCTGACGGTATTGGGCCTGGGAGAAGATGGACATATTGCTTCGCTGTTTCCGGGCATAAATCCTGATTTGCCTTCCAACCACCACTGTGTAGCCGTTGCCCCCCCGATTGCGCCGTCGTTGCGGGTTAGTCTTTCATTGAAAATACTGGCGGAAAGTGAGCATATTGCATTGGTTGTTACCGGTAAGAATAAGCGCCTGTTGCTGGATCGATTGAACGGACACTCGGATTCAGGAATTCCATTGACTTGGTTATTGCAACGTGCCTCATCGCCGATTACAGTTTTTGAAACGAATACGGAGTAA
- a CDS encoding HNH endonuclease, translating into MDGRNFNVGEMAHVIASRPSGPRGGGTGGSDEYENLVLLCPTCHRTVDKAPTGTYSVEMLHQWKRNHEKSVRTTGATLQFQSAAELKNYVARLLHENKALWSSLGPKSSVAQNDPGSNMHEVWALRKLDTIVPNNLKIINAVEANIALLNALATESFFQFKIHAKAFEQHQHKRLDTYPFFPEDFEKAMLS; encoded by the coding sequence ATGGACGGTCGTAACTTCAATGTTGGTGAGATGGCGCATGTCATCGCCAGCAGGCCATCCGGCCCTCGCGGAGGTGGCACAGGCGGAAGCGATGAGTACGAGAATTTGGTCTTGCTCTGCCCAACTTGCCACCGCACCGTTGACAAAGCACCTACGGGTACCTACTCGGTGGAGATGCTCCACCAGTGGAAGCGAAATCACGAGAAGAGCGTTCGCACGACCGGAGCCACACTGCAATTCCAGAGCGCAGCCGAGTTAAAAAACTATGTCGCTCGCCTGCTCCACGAAAACAAGGCTTTGTGGTCTAGCCTTGGGCCGAAGTCCTCGGTCGCACAGAATGACCCAGGGTCAAACATGCATGAAGTTTGGGCACTGCGGAAGCTAGACACAATCGTTCCGAACAACCTCAAAATCATCAATGCAGTCGAGGCCAACATCGCGTTGCTGAACGCGCTCGCGACTGAATCCTTTTTCCAGTTCAAGATTCATGCCAAAGCTTTTGAGCAGCATCAACACAAACGACTGGACACCTACCCTTTTTTTCCCGAGGACTTCGAGAAGGCAATGCTGTCATGA